The DNA region CCGGTGAGtacgttgacctagctggacttcgtgccaaatgtctggtcagcccattgacccgtttagacttcgtgccaaccatccaatcagcccgtcgacctagctgggtttcgtgccagacatcaggtcagcccgtagacctacttgggcttctcctgcacactcggtcagagtgttagataacaatgagactaacttaacttattttgtcattcatcaaaacttgagttagactgttagtgctaatcgcaccaacagaAACTTCATCCACAAGATGACGTGGAGCGTGTCGATTGgtcgagccacgtggtccagacATCTAGAggggttccaggtgcccggagtggACCTATATAAAGGACTTCAACCTGGAACTTAACAACAACAACTGTAATGATTTTCTCTGTTGCTCGGTGCTCTCAAAAGGCTCCCGCAACGATGCTACGCTCCACTGACAACCAAACTTCagcattaattagtttttttattatcaATAATCTTTtttatatagttcttgtacttgcaACTTGTAACCAatttcgaactattagtggattacccaacgaaagcactcgacgagtgcgagccttggagtaggagtcgccgaacgttccgaaccaagtaaaaacttggtcATGTTAGCATTACTCTTTATTCTTCCGTTgcatttttgtttttaaaatcaaattttcgacgatcgctattcatcccctctCTAGCGCTCTTTCCGATCCTACAATATGTCCCCCAATCGAGTGAGGTTTTCTGATTTTAAAGAACTAAGAGGTGGAGTTGTCTACACAACAAGTAATTTCCCTCTTAACACATATGGGATTGGTTTAATTTGCTTGAGGAACCAGGATGGATCAGTCAGAACCTTAATAGGTGTTTATTACATGCTGGATTTGATAAGCAATCTCATCTATGTAGGAACCTTAGAGTCCAAAGGTTTCGAGGTAAGGGTGAAAGATGGGATAATGAGGGTCATATATGGTGCACTTGTGATAATGAAGGGAATCCATAAAAGAAATAATGTGTAATATCTTTTAGGTAGTATGATTGTTGGGACATCAACAGTAACAACTTCTACTGATGAACAAGAGTTAGAAGCAACCAGATTATGGCATATGCATTTGGGGCATGTTAGAGAAAAATCCTTAAAATTGTTGATAGATCAAGGCTTATTGAAAGGAGTACAGGCTTGCAAATTGGAGTTTTGTGAGCATTGCatcaaaagaaagaaaacaagggTAAAATTTGGTACAACAATCCATAATACCGAGTGCATTTTGGATTTTGTTCATTTAGATGTATAAGgatcttccaagacttcttctttagGAGGAAAATACTATTATGTTATCTTTGTTGATAATTTTTCCTGAAGACTTTGGGTATATTCAATGAAGATGAAGGATGAGATTTTGGGAATTTTTCTTTAATGGAAAAAATAGTGGAGAAATTCAAACAAATGGAAAAGTCAAATGTCTATGTATAAATAATGGTGGAgaatttaaaaatgatatttttttcaaGTATGTGAAAATGAAGATATTGTTGGACACTTCACTATAAGAAATATACCACAAGAAAATGAAGTGGCAAAATGTATGAACCGGGCATTACTGGAGAAGGTCTGGTGTATGTTGTCTAATGTTGGGTTAAATAAAGAATTTTGAGTTGAGACTTTGGTATATGCTTGTCACCTTGTTAATCGTTTACCGTCGGCTACTATTAATGGTAAAATGTCATTGAAGTGGTCTGGAGAACCTGCtatagattatgatttattacataTGTTTAGTTCCACCATATACTCTCATGTTAAGAAGTCAAAGTTGgatccaaaagcaaagaagggAATCACCTCAGATGTTAAAAGCTATTGTCTTTAGTGTCCAGAAACAATGAGGGTAATCTTCAACAAGGATGTCACTTTTGATGAATCTATCATATTTAGGAAGGTGGCTTCTAAACAAATATTGCAGGTACTACCAAACAGGTGGAGTTTGACAGTAACAGAATTGTCCCAGCTAATAAAAAGAATGATGATGACTCTTCTATAGTAGATGAAGAGTTTCAAATCCAAGAACCTTAACAACCAGATGAAGAAGAGGTTCAAACCATAAAATCTCCATGGCAACATAAATATTTTGCACTAAGGAAAAATGACCATAAGGCAACCTACTCGCTATGCCAATATGGTCACTTCTATAATTCCAATTGATGTTGTTCCTGCTACTTATAATGAAATAGTCCAAAGTTCAGAACAAAAATGGAGGAACTTCATGGATGAAGAAATGAAGTCCCTTCATAAGAATCAAACATGGAAACTAGCAAGTCTTTCGAAGGAAAAGAAAGCAATTGGTTGCAAATAAATGGGTATATGTAAAAAAAGTTGGATTTCTTGACAAGGATAATGTTCGTTACAAAGCAAGATTGATGGCTAAAGGTTATGCTTAGATGGAGGGAATTGATTATAATGAAGTATTTTCTTCAATTGTAAAGCATTCCTCTATCATAATTTTATTGGCTTTAGTAGCACAGTTGGATCTGGAACTAGTtaagatggatgtaaaaactatttttttacgTGGAGACTTGGATGAAGGAATCTACATGACTCAGCCAGATGGATTCAAAGTTGCTGAAGAGGTAAAGGTGGTATGCAAATTGGAAAAATCgttatatgggttaaaacaatTTTTGAGGCAGTGTTACAAGCGATTTGATAAGTTTATGATAGGGCAAAATTACACGAGAAGCAAATATGATCATGGTGTGTATTTGTGAAAGTTATAAGATGGATCCTGTATATATCTTCTTATTTATGTTGACGATATGTTGATAGCTACCAAAAATCAAAtagaaatagagaaattaaagAATCAATTAAACAAGGAGTTTTAGATGAAGGATCTTGATGAAGCAAAGAGGATTCTCTGCATGGAAATATCAAGAGGTAGGAAATTACGGAGATTTTGCTTATCTCAGAAAGAATATTTGTGGAAGGTAGTAAAACATTTTGGCATGAATGAGAAATCAAAACCAATTAATACCCCACTTGCTTCTCATTTCAAGTTTAGTTCATCCATGTCACCAAAGAATGATGTAGAACAGGAATACATGTCAAAAGTACTATATGCAAATGTTGTTGGTAGTTTTATGTATGCAATGGTGTGTGATCCGGGGAGTAATTAGAGAGTGCCATGTGGATTATGGAGGATAACTATATTGCTGAGATGGTGATTCAAGCGAAGAGAAAATTGAGTCAACCCTATCCTATGGCACCTCGCCACAGTGGAGCCCCAATCTccttagtgttagagtgtatactaaaagtctagttttttgtaaacatctattttgaaataaaagaatcacattggtcatatgtctacatttatttactaagtgtagttgttcaattaatttatattgtagataacatggtgagtggtgtcactcacagaacatcatgttatcagttctttataaattataaacagttgcttatGACTGAAAGGAATAAACCGTTgaaatagtcgtaatgtaattaggtattagtttatcttgactaataaattgcactagtgcactcttagtgtattgagtaggaccatataaggtaagttcttttatactgacttaataaaagaacaagaccttagttattatggaagtgtgtactcttaatcctaatataataacaaacacatatatttagtatttatttttttgacttatcaaagggtgagatttagctcgataaatcaaaaggtccgataaattggaaaatgatattacttatagtgtgtgttgttgattatagaaagaaactgtgttctagtaatctaggttgataatgtccccaagaggagctcataaggattgtcatgttaaaccctgcaggtggacttagtccgacatgacgataaaattgagtgatactactcttggactgagatattaattaaaatgagttgtcagtaactcaattaattagtggacatccgacatcttaaacacagagagactaacacactcataataagaaggagcccaaaatgtaatttgggattggtgcgacagttcaataataattctttagtagaatgaattattattgatgaaattaagttgggtattcggggctaacacgggaagtttaatttcatcgggagaccaaaaccaattcctcctctcggtctctatcgtagcctcttatttataaagtattatactcacccttacccaccttcttacccatcctaatggggccggccaagcaagcttggaacccaaacttGGGTCGGCCAAAGAAGAAAGGATGAGTCAAGTTaggggtcggccaatgcttggagaccaagcatggtgtggccggaCCTAagcaaaataaaaggatttttattttaaaaaattttcttatgtggattccatgattttaaaagaaagtttaaaatttaaatctttccttttatagctttctacaaaagattaagaatagattcgatatctttccttatttgtagattgataggaagattttaattttgataaaactttccttttttgtaaccatgttcatgatttaaaaagagagttttaaaattaaatattttctttataatcttctacaaaagattaagagaaagattagatatcttttcttatttgtagattgaaaggagattttaattttagagataactttcctttttggaaatcaaccacatgtttaaaagaaagtttttaatttataaaatttctttttataaccaaccatgaagggaaaaattattagagaaatttttatttaaaatttccggaaacaaattaggaagttttagaGCGGTCGGCCATATagtttaagaaaaggaatttgattttaaatcaaattaaattttccttttcatggcaaagtaataaggaagtttttatttaaaatttccttatttgttaaagaccaaagattataaaagaggttgTAGAGATGCCTTCATGgttaagaactctattctattcttctcttctcctctcttccttggtgtggccggatttcttttctcctcttcccctattcttcctcTCAAGTGGCCAGTGGCATCATCCTCTTGAAGAAagcttggtggccggattttgcttggagaagaaggagagataggagactttatttctagtatcccttggagcttggtggtggtggccgaacctcacatctcttggagtttttgtggtggccgaaactagcttggagaagaaggagcttgggtggttctcgtctcggtagatcattgctaatacgacgcccgagataagaagaggaatacggtagaagatcaagaggttgttgcatacaaagaaaggtataactagtaattattttccgcatcatgctagtttttctttatatgaattacAAACACAAGAGAcgtatgattctagattttcggattagatattcgaagttgtgttttttttaaaatttttttcaaatttgtgattcaattgttcttttcggttaaacctaatgttattttaggaaattaaatattgaatttctattaaaggctttgttgaggcagtgttggatgatctcatacccaagaagacctagtgcctcgtcatatttgacctgggagccgattttagaaataaatatttaatcaactttataacataggtggatttggatcaatagtattaagttccgcttgcaatccaaatctaaacaattaagaacagataagttaaatttggaatcaataatattaagttctgtttgggattcctaatttaatttctaaagaatacaatagattgtttaggaaatgttctgtaggaccgttgggccggctaggagggggttgttggatagtcctgtagaataaaaataaaaacaaccttcctcgaactctttaagctaacacttgcataaatagattaagcagtaaattaaaaagcataaaataagaggcacgagtgtttacttgtttacaaccgatgtggttgttaatccaaggaagattaagtccAATATTAATCTCCTTAAGGCGAAGAAGCCACTTACAACGTTGACGTACAAAAATAAAGAAgctcaactaaaactctaaagtgcacaagcgttggatttacagttctgagttcgttaaaaagcttcaggaccaaggctatatttatagccttggtcggggtgccccgaaggggttccgggcgccctggggggataaactttatcccccaacgatcagatcgagtcgaatctcgatcctggtcaaaactctggtccgggcgctcggaagggctccgggcgcctcggagggctccgggcgccccggagcccaaagtcaacagatgttgacttttttgtctgggacctcttctctggttcagtcccgcctcggtccggttcttctcctccgaatccgcttgcttgggtgatctctgccatccgaaaaagggctcacccgaacccaagttccgatcttctcgagcaggcttccgctccggctcctcgtccctcggagtcgtcgcatgattccttctcgtccaccagcgtactcgtccgcagtcttcgtccctcggtcgcaccgagcccgtcggctctctcccatgccgaccttctcgctagctgcgtctcttgctccccgagcaatcttccgctccggcttctcgtccctcggaaccagcgcacgcttccttctcgtccaccggggtactcttccgcggcacctcatccctcgaacgcaccgagcctgtcggctctctccccgtgtcatctttctcgctagtcgcgtcttccgctcgagtacctgtgctcctaagctcctgcacacttagacacaaggttaaaacaacacaggacctaacttaacttgttgatcacaccaaaacaaccttagggttccaacaggttcgacacttgtacaaaatttttatacagtggaatcggtacgatcttcctaggaccaaccaacacttaGCGCCCAGACTCCTCAACACCCCTGTCTCCTTAGCGCCTTGACTCCTCAGTGACCTGACTCCTTGTCGCTCTGATGCCTTGGAGCCCCTGTTTTCCTAGCGCCCTTTTCTATTTCAGGATTATTTTAGGAAGAGAATAATGCTCACGCGAATATAGGAATTTCAGACTACTTCAGGAAAAGGATAAGGTTTGCGTGGatttaaggattttgaactaTTTCAGGAGGAGGATAACACTCGCATGGATTTTGAGATTTCAGATTATTTCAGGAAAAAAATAACAATCTCGTGAATTTCAGACACATGGAGAACGTAAAGATTAATCACTGTTCTATAAAAGGTAGCCTCATTAGAGGTCACGGGTACGACCACACACACATCTAAAACCCTAAACACCTTTTCATTTTACTTCTTGCTCCTTCGTGGAAAAGTTAATTGAGCATCAGAGCGGTTGCGCTCGAGAACCCTAGCTTAACTATCATTCAACTCTCTTTCTTTCATTTTCTTACGCCCAGGTTCTATCAAATATACTCGTCAATCCTCGTTGTCGTTAGGCGATTGAAAACCAAGTTTGCATCATAGCAACTCACTGATAGTTCGTTCGTTGGCATTCTCAGACAAGATCAATATGTATGATGCCCAATATTTCACATGCAGTTGGAGTTATGAGCAAGTTTATGCATTATCCTAGAAAGGAACATTGGCAACCTGTGAAATGGATTCTATAATATATTTTGAACATCGTAGATGGTAGTTTGATATTTCACCAAGACAAACAAGATGGTCAATATGTAGTTGGATATTGTGATTCTAATTATTCAAGTGATTTGAACAAGTATTAATCAACTATTGGTTATATGTTTTCATTTACAAATGCACCAGTCAATTAGAAGTCCATCTTACAGTCAACAATTGCTTTGTCTACGATAAAGGCAGAGTATATGGCACTTACAAAGACTATGAATAAGGCAATTAATTGGCTTCAAGGGTTGTTTGGTGAATTGGGAATGGAACGGAAGCACATCAAAAAAACATTGTGATAATCAAAGTATTATTATTCATTTTGTAAAAAACCAAGTTTATCATGCAAGGATTAAGTACATTAATGTTTGATATCATTTTAGTTTTGATATCGGAATGGTTTCCTCTCCTATCTTCAAgcaattaaaattttctctctcgttttataatatttttaagttagtgaaatattattttaatagctTGTGAGGATTTAGGCATACTTTATCAAACCTTATTAAATATCTAATGTTTACTTTTAATATTTAGTTAATAATATTGTCGGTACAATTATTGTGCATTTCTCGAAAATTAACCCGAATTCCACATGGAcagttatatttttttaaaatataaacataattttttaaaaaaaaacagactATAAGGGCCagaataaaaaaaatctctataatTATCCTTTAAACCCGCCGTTAGACCCAAACAGCCCATTCAAATTTGCATTGACTATGATTGTTTATCcactaaacattaaaaattatgaatatatatatattttttaaaatttaatcgaGACTAAAACTATTCGACACCTTTATTAcaatatttaaagaaattaattttCTTTACCTCAATAAATGTCATTCGCCATAGCAAACTttagtcatttaaaaaaaaataatcgaataataaaatcagataaaattcctataaatacaccgtaattaaaattcctatagCACGCTAATAATTAAATAAGAATTTCAACGGTTAACGATCGAGCTTCTCATAACGATACTTGGATGCTTTAATAATTAATCGACACGTGGAGGTACGCACGGACTGAGTAATCTACCCGTCGCCAAATAAATAACTACGTACAGAAATTCTTTATTgaaaaaagtaataataataataataataaatattcatGAGCGTTTGCTCCTCTTCCTGCTGCCCTGTTCCGGCGATCCAACGCCACCCTCCTCTGTATAAATGCAGAGCTAGGAATCGAGCAAACCACACCCACCGACTGTTCGATCGATTGAGTTCCTCTGAGAACGATAATTAATGGAAGTCAGAGTCCTGTCgctgctcctcttcttcttcttcttcctcttcttcctctgctCCTCTGTTAGCGCCGCCAGGCACTTGACCGTCTTCATTCCTCTGCCTAAACCGTCGCTTCTTCCGCCGGTGTCTATCCAGCCTCCCAATCCCCCCCGGTCGTCGTCGCTTCTGCCACCGAAGCCAGGGTTGCCCTCGAAGCCGATGCCGTCGCTTCTGGTGTCGAAACCGCTGAAGCCGTCCAAGTTTCGCCTGCCTCCCATTCCCTTTCTGCCTCGGAAGAAGAGGACGCCGACGCCGTCGCGTCTGGTGACGAAACCACTGAAGCCGTCCAAGTCTCGCCTGCCTCCCATTCCCTTCCTGCCGCGGAAGAAGAGGACGCCGACGCCGTCGTCGCGTCTGGTGGCGTCCAACCCACTGCTGCCATCGAAGTCGTCTCTCCTCCCTCCAATCCCTTTCCTGCCGCCCAAGATGCAGACGCCGACGCCGTCGCTCCTGCCGCCAAAGCCACTTTTGCCATCGGCGATGATCGGCCTCCCTCAGATTCCCAGCTTCCAGCCGTCGCCGCCGGCCAAACCATGAATAaactataatatatatatatatatattaatatacaCAGAGGACAATAATTTCCAACGTCTTTTCGCTCTAAACATCTgaataaatcaagcaaataaTTATATTGCTTCGAGTATCAGAATTATGTTCAAATTGTGCTTTGATCAATAGCTTCCCCGACATTAAATAAAAGGTAATTTTATATGCAGTCTTTGTTGGTAAATAAATTTTTGCACGTATTATTCATCtataaaaatctttattttcactccCCAGTTAAACATATTTACTTAATTgttcatgatatttttaggtacaaaaagtctaaaaatcagtataaatcctcttaaattgagtatattaacttagaatctagtatattttctatcaaatttagtacgattcttttttcacctcaaaatatactcgattttagtttaatgtgttgaatttaataggaattatattcatttttagactatttgtaccgaaaaatatgaggattaatttcgatagaaaatatactcgatcctaaTATAGAGTACTGGATTCTAGTGTAAAATGCtgaatttaacaggaattatacttgtttttagactttttatacctataaTATAAGAGGGATaatttggatagaaaatatacttgattttaATATAAAGTGTTGACTTTAAGAAAAGTTATACTCTTTTTGGaactttttatatttaattttggacttttgtacctaaaaaatctgaggggtaATTTAGGTAACAATATTTGTATGAGGGAATTGAAACAAGTAATATTTTACATGTAAGaagtggaaataaaatttttttgataTGAGGATTACATACAAAGTTAACATCATGATTgagatttttttctaatttaccgTTAAATAAATGCATTTATTTTTTAGTGTGTGATCAATATTTAATTTATGGCGATGCATGGTGAAATATAATTGTGAATGCAATTTGGCCGATCGATCGACGAGAGAATTAAGAAGCGTTTACGTCGGCaaaatacttatatatatatagaagaatTACATGTATTAATTATATGGATCTAACCAAGTGAAGATAATTTTTTAGCAACGAGCCTTGAAAAAGGAGTTGAAGGCATGCATGCAACGTGACCTTAAGAAATATAATTTTCATAAGGTCCATTTCCATTGATATATACATCTAAAAGTTGTCTCCTAGCTAGTTAGCTAACACAAAGGAGACATTTATCTTCATTTTATCTAGAGAATGccatttgttattttttttatgtaataaaattattataggaTTTAAATCGTTTAAATggtttatagattttttttaaggaaTAATTTAAAAGGACATTCAGTGGCGAAAAAACCCCAAAGAGAATGCCATTTGTTTTATTGATTTggggagagaaaaataaaaaacatagatatttatgattttttttcataGTTTATTGTGTGACTTGTTTCCATTTGATTTGATGTTATATTTAATAAACAGTGTAGCATGAGAAAATGAATCAAATTCATTTCGACGATCTGTGGGCTCCCGCGAGAATTGTAACAACTATTGGTAATTAATCATATATCTGCGGTGGGCTTAGCTAAGCCCAGTACAACTCTGACATAAATTCATCTCTGTCTATCAATACGAAACCAAGTTACATGGAAGTGAGTTTATTTATGAacgtttaatatatataaaattaaataaataaataaatttaaatatatatatgtgttcaactcgttaatattcgtgaacaatattcattaatcatatttattaataaaattctatccaatatactaaataaataataaaataaataaataagtttaaattatcaaactcaataacaattaaataattaaaattttcaaataatcaaataatcTTGAATTAAaaactcgataacatctaaacggaCTAAGCTCGAATCACGCTCTAGTCAAGtttgaaccaaactcaaaccaaatttgaattaagagctcgataatatctaaacgaataaaattcaaacttataaaaaataaatgaagttcaatttgaataattaatttaaaaacttaatttatttgaagTCCAACTTAATTACTGTATTAAATAACCTCCTAAAGTTTAACTTGCTCGGCTCGCTTAGGGCCTTAGCTCTGAGCTTGCATGTCGAGTCGAAGGGACTATGGAGATCATTATTAAtctcattatttattttatttaattatacttaacattattgattttgagtttttgacctatttattatataaatcatattAAGATTGAGATTGAATGAGTTATGCGTCAACAAATTAATTTATAATCCATCAACTTAAATTATCATTCTTAACGATGACGCCTGCATAttggaataaaataaaatatcttgaTGAAAAATAATACGCCtacattaaaataaaataaaaaattgccCGTACGGTCGGTGGACTATAAATAAATTAAGATATATAAAACATCAAAATAAGGATAACTAAACATCCAGGCAATTGCACCAAACTTTCCCAAGACGACATAATTAATGAGTCGATATAAATTTAAAGCACATATTCCACAAGTCACCTCATAATAATTACAGAGATCCATTTTCTTAATAAATTTCAGACAAAATTGTATTCTCTTTCAAGACTGAAAATTTTGCAACAGATTCATGTGCatgtaaattaaataataaaatgaatTTTGATAAATAGCAGCTAAGTTATAATTTAtgataaatcaaaaaaaaaattaatcataattttaattttacatacCGTCCCTATATCTTAAaaaactttattctcatttcttacatgtaaagttttatttacttcaattccctcatgcaaatatcattACCTAATTACCCTTtagattttttaggtataaaaaattcaaaaatgagtataatttctcttaaattcagcactttaaattAGAATCCAGTATATTTCTATCAAAATTCAATACTTTAAATAATAATCCAAtatatttctatcaaaattggcccatcatatttttttttaggtataaaaaatctaaaaataagtataattttttttaaattcgacACTTTAAACTagatttagtatattttctatcaaattgaacatgatttttttttttctacttaatataattccttctAAATTCAACACAAttcaaagaaaatctagtatattttataTCTAATTgattatcatttaaagaaaatctagtatattttttatctaattaaaatggaaaaagagtcgtgctcaatttgatagaatgatttttttcctacttaatataatttaTTCTAAATTCATCACAAttcaaagaaaatctagtatattttctatctaattggttatcatttaaagaaaatctagtatatttttcatctaattaaagTGGAAAAAGagtcgtgctcaatttgatagaaaatatactgaaTTCTAATTTAACGtgctgaatttaaaaaaaattatactcattttttggACTTTTTATACTAAAATATCAAGGATAATTAGGTAAATTAGTGTCTATTATTTTTGACTAGGGAATGGAAACAAAGATTTTGATCGGAGACTACATGTAAAGTTGAGTTTTTTATTAGAAACTGCATGCAAAATTACCCtaatttataataaattaaaaaaaatccccaatcataattttaattttacatgcaatccttatatctaaaaaaaaaaaactttattctCACTCACAAGCAAAATTTCATTTGCTTCATTATTACCTAAGATATAGTTTAAGCaacattaaaattttaattttataatattttagaaCCACGTAcacatatataaaataatatagtAGATAATGAAATCGCCTCTTCAAAATTGGCAATAAATAGGAGATGTGCAAAAATCAACTGATTAACCTCCCCGTCGCCTAGAAAAGCTctttaaagattttttatttattttgtgtaCGCATCATGgtgtattttttattattttgttttgtttatt from Zingiber officinale cultivar Zhangliang chromosome 4B, Zo_v1.1, whole genome shotgun sequence includes:
- the LOC121978778 gene encoding proline-rich receptor-like protein kinase PERK2, which produces MEVRVLSLLLFFFFFLFFLCSSVSAARHLTVFIPLPKPSLLPPVSIQPPNPPRSSSLLPPKPGLPSKPMPSLLVSKPLKPSKFRLPPIPFLPRKKRTPTPSRLVTKPLKPSKSRLPPIPFLPRKKRTPTPSSRLVASNPLLPSKSSLLPPIPFLPPKMQTPTPSLLPPKPLLPSAMIGLPQIPSFQPSPPAKP